A region of Marmota flaviventris isolate mMarFla1 chromosome 11, mMarFla1.hap1, whole genome shotgun sequence DNA encodes the following proteins:
- the Dlx2 gene encoding homeobox protein DLX-2 produces MTGVFDSLVADMHSTQITASSTYHQHQQPPSGGGAGPGGSNSNTSSLHKPQESPTLPVSTATDSSYYTNQQHPAGGGGGGGSPYAHMGSYQYHASGLNNVPYSAKSGYDLGYTAAYTSYAPYGTSSSPANNEPEKEDLEPEIRIVNGKPKKVRKPRTIYSSFQLAALQRRFQKTQYLALPERAELAASLGLTQTQVKIWFQNRRSKFKKMWKSGEIPSEQHPGASSSPPCASPPVSAPASWDFGAPQRMGGGGGPGSGGSGAGSSGSSPSSAASAFLGNYPWYHQASGSASHLQATAPLLHPTQTPQPHNHHHHHHGGGGAPVSAGTIF; encoded by the exons ATGACTGGAGTCTTTGACAGTCTGGTGGCTGATATGCACTCGACCCAGATCACGGCCTCCAGCACgtaccaccagcaccagcagccCCCGAGCGGCGGCGGCGCGGGCCCCGGCGGCAGCAACAGCAACACCAGCAGCCTCCACAAGCCACAGGAGTCGCCAACCCTTCCGGTGTCCACAGCTACCGACAGCAGCTACTACACCAACCAACAGCAcccggcgggcggcggcggcggggggggcTCGCCCTACGCGCACATGGGCTCTTACCAGTACCATGCCAGCGGCCTCAACAATGTCCCTTACTCCGCCAAAAGCGGCTACGACCTGGGCTACACCGCTGCTTACACCTCTTACGCGCCCTATGGGACCAGTTCGTCCCCAGCGAACAACGAGCCTG AGAAGGAAGACCTCGAACCTGAAATCCGAATAGTGAATGGGAAGCCAAAGAAAGTCCGGAAACCCCGCACTATCTACTCCAGTTTCCAGCTGGCGGCTCTTCAGCGGCGTTTCCAAAAGACTCAATATCTGGCGCTGCCTGAGCGAGCCGAGCTGGCGGCATCTCTGGGCCTCACCCAGACTCAG GTCAAAATCTGGTTCCAGAACCGCCGATCAAAGTTTAAAAAGATGTGGAAAAGCGGGGAGATACCCTCGGAGCAGCACCCTGGGGCCAGCTCTTCGCCACCGTGTGCCTCGCCTCCAGTCTCGGCGCCGGCCTCCTGGGACTTCGGCGCGCCTCAGCGGatggggggcggcggcggcccggGCAGCGGAGGCAGCGGTGCGGGCAGTTCAGGCTCCAGTCCTAGCAGCGCAGCCTCGGCTTTTCTGGGCAACTACCCGTGGTATCACCAGGCGTCGGGCTCTGCCTCACACCTGCAGGCCACAGCGCCTCTACTGCACCCCACTCAGACCCCGCAGCCTCacaaccaccaccatcatcaccacggCGGAGGGGGCGCCCCGGTGAGCGCAGGGACGATTTTCTAA